A genomic segment from Malus domestica chromosome 05, GDT2T_hap1 encodes:
- the LOC103436536 gene encoding calmodulin-binding transcription activator 2-like gives MSESGSYPQGPRLDFQQLLVEAQHRWLRPAEICEILSNFEKFQISSEPPNKPPSGSLYLFDRKVLRYFRKDGHNWRKKRDGKTVKEAHEKLKVGSVDVLHCYYAHGEDDESFQRRCYWMLEQDLMHIVFVHYLQVKGNRANAGGIRENDEVAADLQKGSPWTSSPSNSNGRAPSGYTDYASPSSTLTSSWEDVDSGDSRQASSLFHSVFESPKMGNGPLVDNAEIDPSLHSSLKNHDGQSSIHGVYRPEFDKDQHYFTDDSTCVIDSQKTLGVGSWEEILEQCTMGLHDGTSHASMSSTQISSAGVPLEQQTSGNNLLKEEFGSSLPLQTNWQFPLGDNSLQLPEWSLDQSVNLQRTLDANLSNAPDLVGAHLNQRNEQLVQDNLQAQLTNAESQSLIISSSEHDVPKDGNINYAFTLRQQLLDREEGLKKVDSFSRWVSKELGEVDDLQMQSSSGISWITAECGDVVDDSSLSPSISQDQLFSIVDFSPKWAYTDSEIEILVFGTFLVSQKEVTKYSWSCMFGEVEVPAKVLASGVLFCFAPPHSAGQVPFYVTCSNRLACSEVREFDYQVGSTKGLDMTDICNDTAHEMHLHLRLESLLSLRSVSPSGHLFGGVKENRNIISKIISLKEEEDYLHAAEPTVANYLLQNEGMEHLIKLMKEKLYTWLLYKAIEDGKGPSVLDAEGQGVLHLAAALSYNWAIKPTVTAGVSINFRDVNGWTALHWAAFYGREQTVAVLVSLGADPGALTDPSPEVPLGRTPADLASVNSHKGISGFLAESSLTTFLKSLTMNDAKEDSAAEISGTKVVKTFSERIATPVSYGDMPDALSLKDSLTAVTNATQAADRIQQMFRMLSFERRRITEHDIDEFGMPDERAISLITSKSHKVGPVKGFAHTAAVQIQKKFRGWKKRKEFLIIRQRIVKIQAHVRGHQVRKQYKAITWSVGILEKVILRWRRKGTGLRGFRPDAVAKIPSPQPVPSNEDDYDFLKKGRKQTEERLQKALTRVKSMVQYPEGRAQYRRLLNVVEGFRETKVSGMAVEGSEEKAEGGEDLIDIDKLLDDDTFMSIAFD, from the exons GAAAGCGGATCGTACCCTCAGGGCCCTCGATTAG ACTTTCAGCAATTACTTGTTGAAGCCCAACACCGATGGCTGCGGCCTGCTGAAATCTGTGAAATTCTTAGCAATTTTGAGAAGTTCCAAATCTCATCAGAGCCTCCGAACAAACCACCTA GCGGTTCGCTCTATCTTTTTGACAGGAAGGTTCTGAGATACTTCAGAAAGGATGGACATAACTGGAGGAAGAAACGAGATGGCAAGACTGTGAAGGAGGCCCATGAGAAGCTAAAG GTTGGCAGTGTTGATGTTCTACACTGCTACTATGCCCATGGAGAAGATGATGAAAGTTTTCAAAGGCGCTGCTATTGGATGCTTGAGCA GGATTTAATGCACATAGTTTTTGTTCATTACTTGCAAGTAAAG GGTAATAGGGCAAATGCAGGAGGCATAAGAGAGAATGATGAGGTTGCAGCGGATCTGCAAAAGGGCAGCCCCTGGACTTCTAGCCCTTCTAATAGCAATGGCAGAGCACCTTCAGGATATACAGATTATGCAAGCCCAAGCAGCACCCTTACATCATCATGGGAAGATGTTGATTCCG GAGATAGTCGCCAAGCAAGTTCCTTATTTCACTCAGTTTTTGAGTCACCAAAAATGGGGAATGGTCCTCTCGTGGACAATGCGGAGATTGATCCCTCACTGCATTCAAGTTTAA AAAATCATGATGGCCAGTCATCAATTCATGGAGTATACAGGCCAGAATTTGACAAAGATCAACATTATTTCACTGATGACTCTACTTGTGTGATTGATTCTCAAAAAACACTTGGTGTGGGATCTTGGGAAGAAATATTGGAACAATGCACAATGGGATTACATGATGGAACTTCTCATGCATCAATGTCTTCCACCCAAATTAGTTCTGCTGGAGTTCCCCTTGAACAACAAACTTCTGGGAATAACCTGTTAAAGGAGGAGTTTGGGAGTTCTCTGCCATTGCAAACAAATTGGCAG TTTCCTTTGGGAGACAATTCACTGCAGTTGCCTGAGTGGTCCCTGGATCAGTCGGTGAATTTGCAAAGAACTCTTGATGCGAATCTGAGCAATGCTCCAGACCTTGTTGGTGCTCATCTCAATCAGCGAAATGAGCAGCTTGTGCAGGACAACCTTCAAGCACAGCTTACAAATGCAGAATCTCAAAGTTTAATCATATCAAGTTCTGAGCATGATGTTCCGAAAGATGGGAATATCAACTATGCTTTCACTTTGAGACAGCAATTATTAGATCGAGAAGAGGGTTTGAAGAAAGTTGACAGCTTTTCTAGGTGGGTTTCCAAGGAACTTGGAGAGGTAGATGATCTACAGATGCAATCCTCATCTGGTATTTCATGGATCACTGCTGAATGTGGAGATGTAGTTGATGATTCCTCGTTGAGCCCCTCTATCTCCCAGGACCAGCTTTTCAGCATAGTTGATTTTTCACCAAAGTGGGCATACACAGACTCTGAAATTGAG ATTCTGGTTTTTGGAACATTCTTGGTAAGTCAAAAGGAGGTAACAAAATACAGCTGGTCTTGTATGTTTGGGGAGGTGGAAGTTCCAGCAAAGGTTTTAGCCAGTGGAGTTCTTTTCTGTTTTGCTCCACCTCACAGTGCCGGGCAAGTCCCCTTCTATGTAACTTGTTCCAACAGGTTAGCTTGTAGTGAAGTAAGAGAGTTCGATTATCAAGTGGGCTCCACCAAAGGTTTAGATATGACAGATATATGCAATGACACTGCACACGAAATGCATCTTCACTTACGTCTTGAGAGTTTACTGTCTCTGAGGTCTGTCAGCCCTTCAGGTCACCTGTTTGGAGGTGTTAAGGAGAATCGAAACATAATTAGTAAAATCATATCACTGAAGGAGGAAGAGGATTATTTACATGCAGCAGAACCAACAGTAGCGAATTATTTGCTCCAAAATGAAGGGATGGAACATCTTATAAAGCTGATGAAAGAGAAGTTGTACACTTGGCTACTTTATAAAGCAATAGAAGATGGTAAAGGACCAAGTGTATTAGATGCTGAAGGACAAGGTGTGCTACATTTAGCAGCTGCCCTTTCCTACAATTGGGCCATAAAACCCACTGTAACTGCGGGAGTTAGTATCAATTTTCGTGATGTTAATGGATGGACCGCCCTTCATTGGGCTGCATTCTATGGCAG AGAGCAGACAGTTGCAGTCCTTGTCTCTCTTGGTGCCGATCCTGGAGCACTGACCGACCCGTCTCCAGAGGTACCTTTGGGTAGAACACCAGCAGACCTGGCATCTGTGAACAGTCACAAAGGAATTTCAGGCTTCCTCGCAGAGTCTTCCCTGACCACTTTCCTTAAATCCCTTACAATGAATGATGCAAAGGAAGATAGTGCTGCAGAAATATCTGGAACAAAAGTTGTCAAAACTTTTTCAGAACGGATAGCTACACCTGTGAGTTACGGTGATATGCCCGATGCGCTGTCACTGAAGGACTCACTTACTGCTGTAACTAATGCTACCCAAGCTGCTGATCGTATACAGCAAATGTTTAGGATGCTGTCATTTGAGAGGAGACGAATTACTGAGCATGACATTGATGAGTTCGGAATGCCGGATGAGAGAGCAATTTCACTCATAACTTCCAAATCACACAAGGTGGGACCGGTCAAAGGGTTTGCTCATACTGCTGCAGTTCAGATACAGAAAAAGTTTCGTGgttggaagaaaagaaaagaattccTGATAATTCGCCAGAGAATTGTTAAAATCCAG GCCCATGTAAGGGGACACCAGGTAAGGAAACAATATAAGGCAATCACCTGGTCAGTTGGAATTCTGGAGAAAGTTATTTTGCGTTGGAGACGTAAGGGGACTGGTTTACGAGGATTCCGACCGGATGCAGTTGCCAAGATTCCGAGCCCACAACCTGTGCCCTCAAACGAGGATGATTATGACTTTCttaagaaaggaagaaaacaaaCAGAGGAAAGGTTACAAAAAGCACTCACTAGGGTAAAGTCTATGGTTCAGTATCCAGAGGGAAGAGCTCAATACCGTAGACTGCTAAATGTTGTCGAAGGATTCCGTGAAACAAAG GTAAGTGGTATGGCTGTCGAGGGATCAGAAGAAAAGGCCGAGGGTGGTGAGGATCTAATCGATATTGACAAGTTGTTGGATGATGACACTTTCATGTCTATAGCATTTGATTGA